The Leadbetterella byssophila DSM 17132 DNA window TCTGCCTATGAAGGCAATGATGATGGCAGTGGCTGCTAAAATGAGATAGTTTTTCATAAGGTTGTTAATTTGGAATAGATAGGGCAATCTTCATCATGAGCTCCAGGTAAGTAACCTGTACTCATCAGGAATTCGTTGACAATCTCCCCTCCGGTAAATTTAAAGGTTTTCTTAAAGAGTTTCATCCACTCTTCCTTTTTTTTACCCCGGTGAAAATCAAGCCATTTCTTGAAACTTCCATATTCTTCTTGAAGTGCAATGATAACCTTCGCATTGTGTATAGCTGCCGCTACTTTTAAGCGGTTACGGACTATGCCTGCATCTTGAAGCAGCCTATTTACTTCTTCTTCTCCATAAGCTGCCACCGTGGCTATGTGAAAGTTGGAGTAAGCTTTTTGGAAGTTCTTTTGCTTTTTCAACATCAAATCCCAGGACAGTCCGGCTTGGTTTATTTCTAAAACGAGACGCTCAAAAAGTTCATTGTCATCTTCTATGGGGTAGCCATAGTGATGGTCATGGTAGATTTTATGTAAGTTATCTTCGGGTAAAGGTTGAACATAAGTGCAGTAACTCATAGCTTGATCTGTTTTAATAAAGGCCAGTCTTCTACCTCTTGGAGATAGAGGTAATTTAGAAGTAGGCAATTGGTATTATTCATTCTTTTATGTGCTTCAGGAAAAGGGAAGACCCGGGTTTGAATATCTTCCCCGTCTACACCTGTTTGTTTCTGGTCTAGTGCATCAATTTCCTCTTTATTCAGGAATAGTTCAGTATAAAAGAAGTACATGCATTCATCAGAGGTTCCTGTGCTAGGAAAGAGCCTTTTGTCACTCATCAAAGGCTTTAATTGCTCATCCTTAATCTCTAGCCCTGTCTCCTCTCTTACTTCTTGTAATGCTATTTCTCTTGGTGTTTTCAGCATATCTACCATTCCGGCAGGATGCTCCACAGTGATTCCGCCTTCCGCAATTCTCCTTTGTAATACGGTCAACAGATATTTTTCGGAGGTTTCCTGGTCGATTAAACATACCAATACCGTCACTACTTCCCCTTTAACCAGGCACAAAGGTGGAATCTTTTTACCTGAAGGCGTAGTAGCATGTAGTAGTACCAAAGAGAATAGAACTTCACCTTTATGATTTCTTCGGGTGTGGACCTCTTCAATGTCTTTTATACTCAATTGATTTTCCTCCAGTTTAGACTTCCAGAGTTTGTATTTATGGGCGTCCTGAAGTTTTTCCATGTTTCTTAAGTTCAATGATGATCTCCTGTAGACCGTTTTGTTTGATTTCATAGACAGTGGCTAGCTGCATGCCCAGTCTACCTGCAGGGAATCCTCCTTTTCTCTGAAACCATTCCAGGTAGCTCACAGGAAGATCTGCTAATAGGGTGCCTTGGTATTTACCAAAGGGCATTTTGTCTCTAACGAGGCTAAGGAGTATCTCCTTATCTGGAACCATAATTTCGGTTTTAGGCTGTAAAGTTCTTCAAAAATGCTGTATTTTGCTGCCCTATTTCTTCTCAAATTTTACATATGGAAATTTATAACCCAAAAGAGTGGATAAAACCGGTTTTATATTGGCACAAAGCAGATACGATGAGGAAACTTTTTCCTTATCTGATTATTGCGGCTGTTTTTTCCTGGGGTATTGCTTTTTTTGAGCTGGAATATTTAAAAATTTCAGAGAAGAGTTGGGTAAAGAACATAACAGTAGTACATAGCCTTTTGGGTTTTGCTTTGTCTTTACTTTTGGTATTTCGTACAAACACAGCTTATGATAGGTGGTGGGAAGCCAGGAAACAGTGGGGCGCTTTGGTGAATTCTTGTAGGATTTTGGCCTATAAACTAAACGCTATGTTGCCTCAAGACGACAAGTCCTCCAGAGTATTTTTCAGGAAGAGCATCTCCATGTATACCAGGGCACTTATCGGACACTTACGGTCAGATTATACTACATACATGCTGGACGATCTAGATCATCCTGAGATAGAACCGGATAAGCACCGACCGAACCAGATAGCCGGTTTGATGTTCAAGACCATTCACAAGCTTTACAGAGAGGGCAAAATTAGCTCTGAGGATTACCGTTTGGTAGATCAGGAGCTCAATACCTTGACGAATGTTTGTGGGGCCTGTGAAAGGATTAAAAATACACCTATTCCCAAATCCTATATTTCATTCTTAAAGAAATTTATAGTGATCTATGTAGCCAGTTTGCCTTCCGGTTTTGTATTTTCCATAGGGTACTTTGTGGCGGTTGCAGTTCCATTTGTTTTTTATGTTTTGGCATCTTTAGAAATCATCGCAGAATCCATAGAGGATCCATTTGGATTAGACCAAGATGATTTACCTATTGAGAAGATTAGCGGAAATATCAAGAAACATGTAGAGGAACTTATTCCACTTCAATGATGGCTTCCACCTCTACCGCCATACCTAATGGTAGAGAGTTATGACCTACAGCAGAGCGAGCGTGTACCCCTTTGCTTGCGAAAACAGCTTGCATCAATTCGCTGTATCCATTGATTACTTGTGGATGTGAGGTAAAGTCATCCGTAGAATTGACCATCCCCAGCACTTTTACGATTCGTTTTACTTTGGAAAGGTCTCCAAGTTCTGCTTTTAGTACAGCCAAATGTTCCAATGCGGCTCTCTGGGCAGCTTGTTTCCCTTCTTCTATACTTAGATCTTTGCCTAGTTTTCCAATGATGTATTCCCCATTTTCATTCTTTGGACCTTTACCAGATAGAAAGATTAAATTTCCTGTCCTTACGGCATGCGTATACGCTGCTATGGGCTTAGAAATTTCAGGTATTTTGAGACCTAGTTCTGCTAGTTTCTGCTCAGGAGTTTGAGCATAAGCAGTAAAGCTAAGGAAGGCGAATAGTAGGGTTTTCTTCATTTTACTCTAGGTTGAATTCTTTCATTTTCACTTCACCAAAATCCTTTGGTGTCATGATTTTTGTTTGAATTTCGCCATTTTCATCCATATGTACAAGAGCGTCTTCAATCACATACCAGTCCTCATTCATGTATGTGAATGAAGTGGTTCTGGCCCACTTTTGGTTGGGTCCTCCAAAGTGTTCAATTCTAACCGTTTGTCCTTCGATTTTTATGCCTTGAAAAGGATCTCCTTCCTCTCCGTTACAAAACCTGCAATAGATGCTGTTCCCATTCGTCCATTCTTCCTTGTACTTCCGTTTATCTGATGTCAGCAGTTTTAATAATCTGCTACCCACTTCCGGATTTGAGCTGTCTGCTTCTAAGATCATTAGGAGGTCAAGTTCCCCATCACCGTTGAGATCTGCTCTGAGGGTATCATTTAAGGAATAGGATGGAGGTACAAAAGTAAGCAGGCTTTCTGCTGAATCTTTGTCGGATGCAGCACAAGAAGCTAAAAACAATAAGGGAAGTATCTTTTTCATAAGCAAAAACGGCCTGAGAAACTCAGGCCGTCATTTGTTTTATTCTGGTTTTAAAGTCTCTAAAACAGATATGGCCGTTAGATTGACGATCTCCCGAACCGTGGCTCCTAATTGGAGAACCTGAATAGGTTTTTTCAAACCTAGTAGGAGTGGACCTACTTTTTCAATTCCCGCTACTTCTTTTAATAAGTTGTAAGCGATGTTCGCCGAGGAAAGGTTAG harbors:
- a CDS encoding bestrophin family protein; its protein translation is MEIYNPKEWIKPVLYWHKADTMRKLFPYLIIAAVFSWGIAFFELEYLKISEKSWVKNITVVHSLLGFALSLLLVFRTNTAYDRWWEARKQWGALVNSCRILAYKLNAMLPQDDKSSRVFFRKSISMYTRALIGHLRSDYTTYMLDDLDHPEIEPDKHRPNQIAGLMFKTIHKLYREGKISSEDYRLVDQELNTLTNVCGACERIKNTPIPKSYISFLKKFIVIYVASLPSGFVFSIGYFVAVAVPFVFYVLASLEIIAESIEDPFGLDQDDLPIEKISGNIKKHVEELIPLQ
- a CDS encoding DUF3820 family protein, with the translated sequence MVPDKEILLSLVRDKMPFGKYQGTLLADLPVSYLEWFQRKGGFPAGRLGMQLATVYEIKQNGLQEIIIELKKHGKTSGRP
- a CDS encoding DNA-3-methyladenine glycosylase I; the encoded protein is MSYCTYVQPLPEDNLHKIYHDHHYGYPIEDDNELFERLVLEINQAGLSWDLMLKKQKNFQKAYSNFHIATVAAYGEEEVNRLLQDAGIVRNRLKVAAAIHNAKVIIALQEEYGSFKKWLDFHRGKKKEEWMKLFKKTFKFTGGEIVNEFLMSTGYLPGAHDEDCPIYSKLTTL
- a CDS encoding NUDIX hydrolase, with the protein product MEKLQDAHKYKLWKSKLEENQLSIKDIEEVHTRRNHKGEVLFSLVLLHATTPSGKKIPPLCLVKGEVVTVLVCLIDQETSEKYLLTVLQRRIAEGGITVEHPAGMVDMLKTPREIALQEVREETGLEIKDEQLKPLMSDKRLFPSTGTSDECMYFFYTELFLNKEEIDALDQKQTGVDGEDIQTRVFPFPEAHKRMNNTNCLLLNYLYLQEVEDWPLLKQIKL
- a CDS encoding RidA family protein gives rise to the protein MKKTLLFAFLSFTAYAQTPEQKLAELGLKIPEISKPIAAYTHAVRTGNLIFLSGKGPKNENGEYIIGKLGKDLSIEEGKQAAQRAALEHLAVLKAELGDLSKVKRIVKVLGMVNSTDDFTSHPQVINGYSELMQAVFASKGVHARSAVGHNSLPLGMAVEVEAIIEVE